A window from Canis lupus baileyi chromosome 4, mCanLup2.hap1, whole genome shotgun sequence encodes these proteins:
- the NUDT13 gene encoding NAD(P)H pyrophosphatase NUDT13, mitochondrial isoform X4 translates to MAQALLRWHDAHQFCSRSGQPTKKNVAGSKRVCPSSKIIYYPQAPTRISIPSSQMAPVVITLVSDGTRCLLARQSSFPKGMYSALAGFCDIGESLEEAVRREVAEEVGLELERLKYSASQHWSFPNSSLMIACHASVKPGQTEIQVNLKELEAAGWFSHDEVATALRRNNPYTQQQNGTFWLPPKLAIAHQLIKEWVEKPSCSTLPA, encoded by the exons GCTCAGGCTCTTCTCCGTTGGCATGATGCTCATCAGTTCTGTAGCAGAAGTGGGCAGCCCACCAAGAAAAATGTGGCTGGCAGCAAGCGCGTGTGCCCTTCCAGTAAGATCATCTATTATCCACAG GCCCCAACTCGAATTTCCATCCCCTCTTCCCAGATGGCTCCTGTGGTGATCACTCTGGTGTCGGATGGGACCCGATGCCTGCTTGCCCGCCAGAGTTCCTTTCCCAAGGGAATGTATTCTGCCTTGGCAGGTTTTTGTGATATAG GTGAAAGTCTGGAAGAGGCTGTCCGGAGAGAAGTTGCAGAAGAGGTGGGACTGGAGTTGGAAAGACTGAAGTACTCTGCATCCCAGCACTGGTCTTTTCCTAATAGCTCACTCATGATTGCTTGTCATGCATCTGTGAAACCAGGGCAGACAGAG aTCCAGGTGAACCTGAAAGAACTAGAGGCAGCTGGCTGGTTCAGTCATGATGAGGTGGCCACAGCCCTGAGGAGAAATAATCCATATACTCAGCAACAGAATGGGACATTCTGGTTGCCCCCCAAGTTAGCCATTGCCCACCAACTGATTAAGGAATGGGTGGAAAAGCCATCCTGCTCTACCCTGCCAGCTTAG
- the NUDT13 gene encoding NAD(P)H pyrophosphatase NUDT13, mitochondrial isoform X5: MAQALLRWHDAHQFCSRSGQPTKKNVAGSKRVCPSSKIIYYPQMAPVVITLVSDGTRCLLARQSSFPKGMYSALAGFCDIGESLEEAVRREVAEEVGLELERLKYSASQHWSFPNSSLMIACHASVKPGQTEIQVNLKELEAAGWFSHDEVATALRRNNPYTQQQNGTFWLPPKLAIAHQLIKEWVEKPSCSTLPA, from the exons GCTCAGGCTCTTCTCCGTTGGCATGATGCTCATCAGTTCTGTAGCAGAAGTGGGCAGCCCACCAAGAAAAATGTGGCTGGCAGCAAGCGCGTGTGCCCTTCCAGTAAGATCATCTATTATCCACAG ATGGCTCCTGTGGTGATCACTCTGGTGTCGGATGGGACCCGATGCCTGCTTGCCCGCCAGAGTTCCTTTCCCAAGGGAATGTATTCTGCCTTGGCAGGTTTTTGTGATATAG GTGAAAGTCTGGAAGAGGCTGTCCGGAGAGAAGTTGCAGAAGAGGTGGGACTGGAGTTGGAAAGACTGAAGTACTCTGCATCCCAGCACTGGTCTTTTCCTAATAGCTCACTCATGATTGCTTGTCATGCATCTGTGAAACCAGGGCAGACAGAG aTCCAGGTGAACCTGAAAGAACTAGAGGCAGCTGGCTGGTTCAGTCATGATGAGGTGGCCACAGCCCTGAGGAGAAATAATCCATATACTCAGCAACAGAATGGGACATTCTGGTTGCCCCCCAAGTTAGCCATTGCCCACCAACTGATTAAGGAATGGGTGGAAAAGCCATCCTGCTCTACCCTGCCAGCTTAG